In one Phycisphaerae bacterium genomic region, the following are encoded:
- a CDS encoding aspartate aminotransferase family protein, translating to MATKEFPLQPREVELVHTKYRMIRTPIPVPDSVPFLKRLREMEPRSMGGQPPVIWDGGEGATVRDPYGNRWIDFSSGVLVTSCGHAHPDIVKAIKDMADQGLYHAYCFPTDVRYKLVEELTSWLPPPLKRVFLLTTGSEACECCIKLARTQGLQVGGKHKNILVSFDYAFHGRTMGAQLAGGSSALKAWLGGDDPCFVQVPFPDGFRQKDTSFAVFEAALKAKGVDPNRVCGVMSETYQGCNATLMPPHYAQALRAWCDKYKAVMIFDEVQAGFGRTGAPFGFSHLGIVPDLAACGKGIAGGMPVAAVLGTDELMNLYGPGEMTSTHSANPICAAAALANLQVIRREKLVENAARLAPVMAEAVRRIKDASKGRIGHVDSIGLVGALQFTRPGTTEPMPDWAWEVVWNCVCKGVLLFAPVGVGGCAIKLNPPLLIDEEALREGLNVVEEVVRSC from the coding sequence ATGGCAACAAAGGAATTTCCCCTTCAGCCGCGTGAGGTTGAGCTTGTTCATACGAAATACCGCATGATCCGCACGCCGATCCCGGTTCCCGACTCCGTGCCTTTTCTGAAACGCCTGCGTGAGATGGAACCTCGCAGCATGGGTGGCCAGCCTCCGGTCATCTGGGACGGCGGCGAGGGTGCCACGGTCCGCGACCCCTACGGCAATCGTTGGATCGATTTCTCCTCCGGCGTATTGGTGACCTCATGCGGCCACGCCCACCCGGACATCGTCAAAGCAATCAAGGACATGGCCGACCAGGGCTTGTATCATGCCTACTGCTTCCCTACCGACGTGCGGTACAAGCTGGTTGAGGAATTGACCAGTTGGCTGCCCCCGCCCCTCAAACGCGTGTTCCTCCTGACAACCGGCTCAGAAGCTTGTGAATGCTGCATCAAGCTGGCCCGCACGCAAGGACTGCAGGTGGGCGGCAAGCACAAGAACATCTTGGTCTCGTTTGACTACGCCTTCCACGGCCGCACGATGGGCGCACAGTTGGCGGGCGGATCCTCTGCCCTCAAAGCGTGGCTCGGCGGCGACGATCCTTGCTTCGTGCAGGTGCCTTTCCCCGACGGCTTCCGCCAGAAAGACACCAGCTTTGCCGTCTTTGAGGCCGCGTTGAAGGCAAAGGGCGTCGACCCGAACCGCGTCTGCGGCGTGATGAGCGAGACCTACCAAGGCTGCAACGCCACCCTGATGCCGCCTCATTACGCACAAGCACTCCGAGCGTGGTGCGACAAGTACAAGGCCGTGATGATCTTCGACGAGGTCCAGGCCGGTTTCGGGCGAACCGGTGCCCCCTTCGGCTTCTCGCATTTAGGCATCGTGCCCGATCTGGCCGCTTGCGGAAAGGGCATTGCCGGTGGAATGCCGGTTGCGGCCGTGCTCGGCACCGACGAACTCATGAACCTGTACGGTCCGGGCGAAATGACCAGCACGCACTCGGCCAATCCGATTTGTGCAGCAGCCGCCCTGGCTAACCTTCAGGTCATCCGGCGAGAAAAACTGGTTGAGAATGCCGCCCGACTCGCACCGGTGATGGCCGAGGCCGTCCGCCGGATCAAAGATGCTTCCAAGGGTCGCATCGGCCACGTCGACTCGATCGGGCTGGTCGGCGCGCTTCAGTTCACCAGGCCCGGCACCACCGAGCCGATGCCGGACTGGGCGTGGGAGGTCGTCTGGAATTGTGTGTGCAAGGGTGTGCTCTTGTTCGCGCCGGTCGGCGTCGGGGGTTGCGCCATCAAGCTCAATCCGCCCCTGTTGATCGACGAAGAGGCCTTGCGCGAGGGACTGAACGTGGTCGAAGAGGTCGTGCGCTCCTGCTGA